Proteins from a single region of Acanthochromis polyacanthus isolate Apoly-LR-REF ecotype Palm Island chromosome 11, KAUST_Apoly_ChrSc, whole genome shotgun sequence:
- the LOC110971568 gene encoding toll-like receptor 13, whose translation MPTMGGLIVFLVSLLQLINASLAYSLKNCSIDYFDDPLADVFVNCLRRKLVTVPDDIPRAAVSVLLSNNHLEKINRGDFKCMSKLRVLQLADNHIAHVDGGSFIDLVVLRKLYMDQNKLTNLSASIFQGLSNLTILSLTSNKIEFIHPLAFRFLTSLQTLLLDSNSLRQITDIHPVLQLPHLQNLTIGDNLFSSFQTKDLPLNMSSGLQMLDVSSKHLQKFSITTPIFPQIQVIIFFRCANNLTWDIPDKTLLRSITQLYFNAPGMSFVKIQKVLQSLDSLMHLKLSYVTRWIQKGLLAKICKIPKLRKLDLSYNHLHNFTVNLTACSQLCELDLTNTYLTKLPKGSIESMKRLTSLAAGTNRFTKVPDDVKSLYSLEILDLSNNLIFDLSCEDFLNTTRLMKLCLVNNRIAKLQGCVFEHLSDLKVLDLSNNLLWTFGGTFKTGLQKLEFLDLSKNSLTNLQKGDFQGLQSLKCLNVTSDHINRVKHDTFDGLNNLETLLLSLPLYYESNFKGLRHLKNLTIYFKISDSFQSPPLAWYNETLFHLPSLKVFKVVCSGDHYGLPFDVHTDMFKTMRHLEDFTAMNVYISAPDPGTFWDNPWLKSLKLGMTDLSNLDPGMFDPITNLQTLDLSETKLKSLDFLAQANLTTLRSLKLSDNKIMVINETVFQSLPALTYLDLNNNPFTCDCSNAGFIQWVKINNQTQVVNAHQYRCSFPVAKQGNMLLDFDIQTCRTDINFLCFISSTCLVLLTLLMSFTYHFLRWQLVYAVHLFLAFLYDSRKRKKGDSHHYDAFVSYNIHNEDWVFQEMLPVLEGEQGWRLCLHHRDFQPGKPIIENITDAIYGSRKTICVISRRYLQSEWCSREIQMASFRLFDEKKDVLILLFLEDIPAWQLSPYYRMRKLVKRRTYLSWPQAGQHPKVFWHNVQRALETEDTPAENTNLLTGPAEL comes from the exons ATGCCCACCATGGGAGGTCTTATTGTGTTTCTTGTGTCTTTGCTGCAGCTTATTAACGCTTCATTGGCTTATTCTCTGAAGAACTGCAGCATTGATTATTTTGATGACCCcttggctgatgtttttgtgaacTGTTTGAGACGTAAATTGGTGACAGTTCCTGACGACATCCCCAGAGCTGCCGTCTCAGTGCTGCTCTCAAACAACCACCTGGAGAAGATCAACAGAGGTGATTTTAAATGCATGTCAAAGCTGAGAGTTTTACAGTTGGCAGATAATCACATTGCTCACGTGGATGGTGGATCCTTTATCGATTTGGTGGTGTTGAGAAAGCTTTACATGGACCAAAACAAGCTCACCAACCTGTCAGCTAGCATCTTTCAGGGACTGTCCAACCTCACTATTCTCTCACTCACAAGCAACAAGATCGAGTTTATTCATCCCTTGGCCTTCAGGTTCCTGACCAGCTTACAGACTCTGCTGTTAGACTCCAACAGTCTCCGACAGATCACTGACATTCATCCCGTCCTGCAGCTGCCACACCTACAAAATCTAACAATCGGTGACAAcctgttttcctcttttcaaACCAAAGACCTGCCATTGAACATGTCCTCTGGCCTGCAGATGTTGGATGTTTCCTCCAAACACTTGCAGAAGTTCAGCATCACTACTCCAATCTTCCCTCAGATTCAGGTTATAATTTTTTTCCGTTGTGCTAACAACTTGACATGGGACATACCGGACAAAACTTTACTGAGGAGCATAACTCAGTTGTATTTTAATGCTCCTGGGATGTCCTTTGTAAAGATCCAGAAAGTCTTGCAGAGTCTCGACTCACTGATGCACCTCAAACTGAGTTACGTGACCAGGTGGATTCAGAAAGGTCTGTTAGCTAAGATCTGCAAAATACCAAAACTCAGGAAGCTTGATCTGAGTTACAACCATCTCCACAACTTTACTGTAAACCTCACTGCTTGTTCACAGCTCTGTGAGCTCGACCTAACCAACACTTACCTCACTAAACTACCAAAAGGCTCAATTGAATCCATGAAAAGGCTGACATCCCTGGCTGCTGGGACCAACAGGTTCACCAAGGTGCCAGATGACGTTAAGAGCCTTTACTCCCTGGAGATCCTGGATCTGAGTAACAATCTTATCTTTGATTTAAGCTGCGAAGATTTCCTTAACACAACACGCCTCATGAAACTTTGCCTTGTTAACAATCGCATTGCCAAACTGCAGGGGTGCGTCTTTGAACATCTCAGTGATCTGAAGGTTTTAGACCTGAGCAACAACCTGCTGTGGACATTCGGGGGAACCTTCAAAACAGGACTTCAGAAGCTTGAGTTCTTGGATTTGAGCAAAAATTCTCTAACCAATCTCCAAAAAGGAGATTTTCAAGGATTACAATCACTAAAATGTCTGAATGTGACGTCGGATCATATTAACAGGGTGAAGCATGACACATTTGACGGACTGAACAACCTTGAAACTCTTCTTCTGTCTCTACCACTGTACTATGAAAGTAATTTCAAAGGATTGCGGCATTTGAAAAATCTTACAATCTACTTTAAAATTAGTGACAGTTTCCAAAGTCCCCCTCTAGCCTGGTATAATGAGACTCTCTTCCATTTACCTTCTCTGAAGGTTTTTAAAGTAGTTTGCAGCGGTGACCACTATGGCTTACCCTTTGATGTACATACCGACATGTTTAAAACTATGAGACACTTAGAGGACTTTACAGCTATGAACGTCTATATTTCTGCTCCAGATCCAGGAACCTTCTGGGACAACCCCTGGCTCAAGAGTTTGAAGTTGGGTATGACAGATTTGTCCAATCTGGACCCTGGAATGTTTGACCCAATCACAAACCTGCAGACTCTGGATCTCTCTGAGACTAAGCTCAAGTCTTTGGACTTTCTGGCACAGGCCAACCTGACCACCCTCAGATCTCTGAAATTGAGCGATAACAAGATCATGGTGATCAATGAGACGGTCTTCCAGTCTCTCCCTGCGCTCACGTACTTGGACCTGAACAACAACCCTTTCACCTGTGACTGCTCCAATGCTGGCTTCATCCAATGGGTGAAGATCAACAACCAAACTCAGGTAGTGAACGCCCATCAGTACAGGTGCTCCTTCCCGGTAGCCAAACAAGGAAACATGCTGCTGGACTTTGACATCCAGACCTGCAGGACAGACATCAACTTTCTCTGCTTTATCTCCAGCACTTGTCTGGTTCTTCTGACTCTCCTGATGTCCTTCACCTACCACTTTTTGAGGTGGCAGCTGGTCTACGCCGTCCACCTCTTCCTGGCCTTCCTGTACGAcagcaggaagaggaagaagggagATTCTCATCACTACGATGCCTTTGTGTCATACAACATCCACAACGAAGACTGGGTTTTCCAGGAGATGCTTCCAGTGCTAGAAGGAGAGCAAGGCTGGAGACTCTGTCTGCACCACAGGGACTTCCAACCAG GTAAACCCATCATTGAGAACATCACAGACGCCATCTACGGCAGCAGAAAGACCATCTGTGTGATCAGCCGCCGCTACCTGCAGAGCGAGTGGTGCTCCAGAGAGATCCAGATGGCCAG cttccgGCTGTTTGACGAGAAGAAGGACGTGTTGATTCTGCTGTTTCTGGAGGACATCCCGGCCTGGCAGCTGTCTCCGTACTACCGAATGAGGAAGCTGGTGAAGAGGAGAACCTATCTGAGCTGGCCTCAGGCTGGACAACACCCAAAAGTCTTCTGGCATAACGTCCAGAGAGCTCTGGAGACGGAAGACACTCCTGCCGAGAACACCAACCTCCTGACCGGACCAGCAGAACTCTGA